One genomic region from Panthera tigris isolate Pti1 chromosome D1, P.tigris_Pti1_mat1.1, whole genome shotgun sequence encodes:
- the LOC102965829 gene encoding membrane-spanning 4-domains subfamily A member 4A-like isoform X3 codes for MIAQLLFGSDQTPQWKWCYGMMARRSSHLPLRAVLEGCKGTTGGFGPNPLQKDNIIQVHQTDNLKIFLKGEPQILGVTQILIGLMKVCLFVIGLCFYSSDFPYWCYPLTMVSGYPVWGSLFFFLSGAVSIAAGRKMTLNLIKGSLGVNLLSAVAGVIGIIVLIIELTVLFAPEKKCLILRTFEIVILVLSLLEVSIAISLSVFGCKVTCFVTQVVIIQSTNDKVSSAIAPHEHTYEELEFE; via the exons ATGATTGCCCAATTACTCTTCGGATCAGATCAGACTCCTCAGTGGAAATGGTGTTACGGAATGATGGCCCGGAGGAGCTCGCACCTCCCACTTCGTGCAGTTCTAGAGGGATGCAAAG GAACAACTGGAGGGTTTGGCCCAAATCCTCTCCAGAAAGACAACATCATCCAAGTACACCAGACAGACAACCTGAAGATCTTCTTGAAGGGGGAGCCCCAAATACTGGGG GTGACTCAGATCCTGATTGGTCTGATGAAAGTGTGCCTGTTTGTTATAGGtctgtgtttttattcttctgaCTTTCCCTACTGGTGTTATCCTCTTACCATGGTCTCAGGATATCCTGTATGGGGATCCTTATTT TTCTTCTTATCTGGAGCTGTGTCTATTGCAGCTGGAAGAAAAATGACATTGAACCTG ATCAAAGGCAGCCTGGGAGTGAACTTGCTCAGTGCTGTTGCAGGAGTGATAGGGATAATCGTGTTAATAATAGAACTGACTGTCCTATTTGCACCGGAGAAAAAGTGTCTTATTCTT AGGACGTTTGAGATTGTGATATTAGTCCTCTCCCTGCTGGAAGTCAGCatcgctatctctctctctgtatttggGTGCAAGGTGACCTGCTTTGTCACTCAG GTGGTGATTATCCAGTCAACCAATGACAAGGTGTCTTCAGCAATAGCCCCCCATGAACATACTTATGAGGAGCTGGAGTTTGAATAG
- the LOC102965829 gene encoding membrane-spanning 4-domains subfamily A member 4A-like isoform X4: protein MIAQLLFGSDQTPQWKWCYGMMARRSSHLPLRAVLEGCKGTTGGFGPNPLQKDNIIQVHQTDNLKIFLKGEPQILGVTQILIGLMKVCLFVIGLCFYSSDFPYWCYPLTMVSGYPVWGSLFVSMLEYLSFLRGRIHKHSFQPSLLQTNDVTWDFTSSSKFFLSGAVSIAAGRKMTLNLRTFEIVILVLSLLEVSIAISLSVFGCKVTCFVTQVVIIQSTNDKVSSAIAPHEHTYEELEFE from the exons ATGATTGCCCAATTACTCTTCGGATCAGATCAGACTCCTCAGTGGAAATGGTGTTACGGAATGATGGCCCGGAGGAGCTCGCACCTCCCACTTCGTGCAGTTCTAGAGGGATGCAAAG GAACAACTGGAGGGTTTGGCCCAAATCCTCTCCAGAAAGACAACATCATCCAAGTACACCAGACAGACAACCTGAAGATCTTCTTGAAGGGGGAGCCCCAAATACTGGGG GTGACTCAGATCCTGATTGGTCTGATGAAAGTGTGCCTGTTTGTTATAGGtctgtgtttttattcttctgaCTTTCCCTACTGGTGTTATCCTCTTACCATGGTCTCAGGATATCCTGTATGGGGATCCTTATTTGTGAGTATGTTGGAATATCTCAGCTTCCTCCGCGGTAGAATTCACAAACATTCCTTCCAGCCTTCCCTCTTACAAACCAATGATGTGACCTGGGATTTTACTTCTTCGAGCAAA TTCTTCTTATCTGGAGCTGTGTCTATTGCAGCTGGAAGAAAAATGACATTGAACCTG AGGACGTTTGAGATTGTGATATTAGTCCTCTCCCTGCTGGAAGTCAGCatcgctatctctctctctgtatttggGTGCAAGGTGACCTGCTTTGTCACTCAG GTGGTGATTATCCAGTCAACCAATGACAAGGTGTCTTCAGCAATAGCCCCCCATGAACATACTTATGAGGAGCTGGAGTTTGAATAG
- the LOC102965829 gene encoding membrane-spanning 4-domains subfamily A member 4A-like isoform X1 has protein sequence MIAQLLFGSDQTPQWKWCYGMMARRSSHLPLRAVLEGCKGTTGGFGPNPLQKDNIIQVHQTDNLKIFLKGEPQILGVTQILIGLMKVCLFVIGLCFYSSDFPYWCYPLTMVSGYPVWGSLFVSMLEYLSFLRGRIHKHSFQPSLLQTNDVTWDFTSSSKFFLSGAVSIAAGRKMTLNLIKGSLGVNLLSAVAGVIGIIVLIIELTVLFAPEKKCLILRTFEIVILVLSLLEVSIAISLSVFGCKVTCFVTQVVIIQSTNDKVSSAIAPHEHTYEELEFE, from the exons ATGATTGCCCAATTACTCTTCGGATCAGATCAGACTCCTCAGTGGAAATGGTGTTACGGAATGATGGCCCGGAGGAGCTCGCACCTCCCACTTCGTGCAGTTCTAGAGGGATGCAAAG GAACAACTGGAGGGTTTGGCCCAAATCCTCTCCAGAAAGACAACATCATCCAAGTACACCAGACAGACAACCTGAAGATCTTCTTGAAGGGGGAGCCCCAAATACTGGGG GTGACTCAGATCCTGATTGGTCTGATGAAAGTGTGCCTGTTTGTTATAGGtctgtgtttttattcttctgaCTTTCCCTACTGGTGTTATCCTCTTACCATGGTCTCAGGATATCCTGTATGGGGATCCTTATTTGTGAGTATGTTGGAATATCTCAGCTTCCTCCGCGGTAGAATTCACAAACATTCCTTCCAGCCTTCCCTCTTACAAACCAATGATGTGACCTGGGATTTTACTTCTTCGAGCAAA TTCTTCTTATCTGGAGCTGTGTCTATTGCAGCTGGAAGAAAAATGACATTGAACCTG ATCAAAGGCAGCCTGGGAGTGAACTTGCTCAGTGCTGTTGCAGGAGTGATAGGGATAATCGTGTTAATAATAGAACTGACTGTCCTATTTGCACCGGAGAAAAAGTGTCTTATTCTT AGGACGTTTGAGATTGTGATATTAGTCCTCTCCCTGCTGGAAGTCAGCatcgctatctctctctctgtatttggGTGCAAGGTGACCTGCTTTGTCACTCAG GTGGTGATTATCCAGTCAACCAATGACAAGGTGTCTTCAGCAATAGCCCCCCATGAACATACTTATGAGGAGCTGGAGTTTGAATAG
- the LOC102965829 gene encoding membrane-spanning 4-domains subfamily A member 4A-like isoform X2: protein MVLRNDGPEELAPPTSCSSRGMQSTKDYVDTPKGTTGGFGPNPLQKDNIIQVHQTDNLKIFLKGEPQILGVTQILIGLMKVCLFVIGLCFYSSDFPYWCYPLTMVSGYPVWGSLFVSMLEYLSFLRGRIHKHSFQPSLLQTNDVTWDFTSSSKFFLSGAVSIAAGRKMTLNLIKGSLGVNLLSAVAGVIGIIVLIIELTVLFAPEKKCLILRTFEIVILVLSLLEVSIAISLSVFGCKVTCFVTQVVIIQSTNDKVSSAIAPHEHTYEELEFE from the exons ATGGTGTTACGGAATGATGGCCCGGAGGAGCTCGCACCTCCCACTTCGTGCAGTTCTAGAGGGATGCAAAG cACTAAAGACTATGTTGATACACCCAAAGGAACAACTGGAGGGTTTGGCCCAAATCCTCTCCAGAAAGACAACATCATCCAAGTACACCAGACAGACAACCTGAAGATCTTCTTGAAGGGGGAGCCCCAAATACTGGGG GTGACTCAGATCCTGATTGGTCTGATGAAAGTGTGCCTGTTTGTTATAGGtctgtgtttttattcttctgaCTTTCCCTACTGGTGTTATCCTCTTACCATGGTCTCAGGATATCCTGTATGGGGATCCTTATTTGTGAGTATGTTGGAATATCTCAGCTTCCTCCGCGGTAGAATTCACAAACATTCCTTCCAGCCTTCCCTCTTACAAACCAATGATGTGACCTGGGATTTTACTTCTTCGAGCAAA TTCTTCTTATCTGGAGCTGTGTCTATTGCAGCTGGAAGAAAAATGACATTGAACCTG ATCAAAGGCAGCCTGGGAGTGAACTTGCTCAGTGCTGTTGCAGGAGTGATAGGGATAATCGTGTTAATAATAGAACTGACTGTCCTATTTGCACCGGAGAAAAAGTGTCTTATTCTT AGGACGTTTGAGATTGTGATATTAGTCCTCTCCCTGCTGGAAGTCAGCatcgctatctctctctctgtatttggGTGCAAGGTGACCTGCTTTGTCACTCAG GTGGTGATTATCCAGTCAACCAATGACAAGGTGTCTTCAGCAATAGCCCCCCATGAACATACTTATGAGGAGCTGGAGTTTGAATAG
- the LOC102965334 gene encoding membrane-spanning 4-domains subfamily A member 3-like, with amino-acid sequence MSKTSDSDGKTVDIPPNPNQSTPLGKTEKPGTLKHLLDKLQKFLKGNLKALGVAQIMIGVKCIFYGIIGFFAFDSEMYPTIFFSIYTGFPLWGALSFIVSGSLTVVSAKKQTKSLLRKNIGANTLSTLVSIVGICILSYNLTKNFCYDCKEETLCLGIKSIAIGLVIVLMILTCLQILISLPLSMLVYNVDDRNIHWISVFFCWKSPSESPYQDLLPQTSIYQELECKEETPSCYPTDTSKQI; translated from the exons ATGAGCAAAACTTCGGATTCTGATGGGAAGACTGTGGACATTCCTCCAAACCCAAACCAAAGTACCCCATTAGGAAAGACTGAAAAGCCTGGTACCCTGAAACATTTGCTCGACAAGCTGCAGAAATTCCTGAAGGGGAATCTAAAAGCTCTGGGG GTGGCTCAGATTATGATTGGTGTGAAATGCATCTTTTATGGGATAATTggattttttgcttttgattctgaAATGTACCCAactattttcttctcaatttaCACAGGCTTCCCTTTATGGGGGGCATTGTCT TTTATCGTGTCTGGATCTCTGACTGTTGTGTCTGCcaagaagcaaacaaaatcacTG ctgaggAAGAATATAGGTGCTAACACTCTTAGCACATTGGTCTCGATTGTTGGGATCTGTATTCTGTCatataatttaacaaaaaatttctGCTATGATTGCAAGGAAGAAACTCTCTGTTTGGGCATCAAATCAATTGCAATT gGACTTGTGATTGTCCTAATGATCCTAACTTGTCtgcaaattttaatttcactccctctctccatgcTCGTCTATAATGTGGATGACAGGAATATTCACTGG atttctgtatttttttgctGGAAATCACCTTCTGAAAGTCCTTATCAAGACTTGTTGCCTCAAACTTCAATCTATCAAGAACTTGAATGTAAAGAAGAAACACCTTCATGTTATCCCACAGATACTAGTAAACAAATATGA